From a region of the Pectobacterium aquaticum genome:
- the ilvL gene encoding ilv operon leader peptide codes for MKALSLVISLVVISVVVIIIPPCGAALGRRMA; via the coding sequence ATGAAAGCCCTATCCCTAGTGATTAGCCTAGTCGTGATTAGCGTGGTGGTGATTATTATCCCACCGTGCGGGGCTGCACTTGGACGAAGAATGGCTTAG